The proteins below come from a single Methanolobus chelungpuianus genomic window:
- a CDS encoding GTP-binding protein: MKLVVLAGTPGSGKTSVLLHTIRTLVKSGKRPAVVKVDCLWTDDDQRFGKLGIPVHVGLAKDMCPDHFTIYNTDAMLDWGASNNADIVLNETAGLCLRCAPYPDECMAICVIDVTTGPNTPLKVGPLLTTADIVVMTKGDLVSQAEREVFRERVLDVNPKCMIIESNGLTGKGAFELAELISEGPEVRDNMVLRYNPPLAICSLCTGETRVARKHHMGVLRQLDGFMEYRGE; the protein is encoded by the coding sequence ATGAAGCTGGTGGTACTCGCAGGTACGCCGGGCTCAGGTAAAACCTCCGTACTGCTCCACACCATCAGGACACTGGTAAAAAGCGGAAAAAGACCGGCAGTGGTCAAGGTCGACTGCCTGTGGACGGATGACGACCAGCGCTTCGGCAAGCTTGGCATCCCTGTGCACGTAGGCCTTGCAAAGGATATGTGCCCTGACCATTTCACGATCTATAATACAGATGCAATGCTGGACTGGGGTGCATCGAACAATGCCGATATAGTGCTCAATGAGACTGCAGGGCTTTGCCTGCGCTGCGCACCTTATCCCGACGAGTGCATGGCCATTTGTGTCATTGATGTCACAACAGGGCCCAACACACCCCTTAAAGTAGGCCCTCTCCTGACTACAGCGGATATCGTGGTAATGACCAAAGGCGACCTGGTCTCCCAGGCAGAGAGGGAGGTATTCAGGGAGAGGGTGCTTGACGTGAATCCCAAGTGCATGATCATCGAATCCAACGGGCTTACAGGGAAAGGGGCATTCGAACTTGCGGAGCTGATATCGGAGGGTCCGGAAGTGCGCGACAATATGGTACTGCGCTATAACCCTCCTCTTGCGATATGTTCCCTCTGCACCGGGGAGACCCGCGTGGCGCGCAAGCATCACATGGGAGTGCTGAGGCAGCTTGACGGCTTCATGGAGTACAGGGGTGAGTAA
- a CDS encoding (Fe-S)-binding protein, producing MSDILSLLPGYNCGSCGFRQCRDFAAQLKVPGDLQKCPFLERDMFRENLGKLSAIVGAEAPAEERIVGVIDGLEADFMLAPLRDECSCREFIHPFDGSVEVRVGDYIRYRPLACPVTHFAKVIDIDPGIYTIHLVGPLHRLGREDFKFKELGLCMILAFEGRVSRGKLPKVGQTVRFVPEYCMMQKVHSGMVVGVEGKDIRIEGIDLKVW from the coding sequence TTGAGCGACATCCTGTCCCTCCTCCCGGGGTATAACTGCGGAAGCTGCGGCTTCAGGCAGTGCAGGGACTTTGCGGCACAGTTGAAGGTTCCCGGAGACCTGCAGAAATGCCCCTTCCTTGAAAGGGATATGTTCAGGGAGAACCTGGGGAAACTCTCCGCGATTGTAGGTGCCGAGGCACCCGCAGAAGAAAGGATAGTAGGTGTCATCGACGGGCTCGAGGCTGATTTCATGCTGGCGCCCCTCAGGGACGAATGCTCCTGCAGGGAGTTCATCCATCCCTTTGACGGCTCGGTCGAAGTACGGGTAGGGGATTATATCCGCTACAGGCCCCTTGCATGCCCTGTGACACATTTTGCAAAGGTCATTGATATCGACCCCGGTATATACACGATACATCTGGTGGGTCCCCTGCACCGGCTGGGCAGGGAGGACTTTAAGTTCAAGGAGCTGGGCCTCTGTATGATACTTGCCTTCGAGGGCAGGGTCTCCAGGGGAAAGCTCCCGAAGGTCGGCCAGACCGTCAGGTTCGTTCCCGAGTACTGCATGATGCAGAAGGTCCACTCAGGGATGGTCGTGGGCGTAGAGGGTAAGGATATACGTATAGAGGGCATAGACCTGAAAGTATGGTGA
- the comD gene encoding sulfopyruvate decarboxylase subunit alpha, whose product MTPSKAVYNGIKDAGIDLIVSVPCINLRELISLVDRDPEIIHVPVTREEEGVGICAGAYMGGRRPAILMQNSGLGNSINALASLNLLYGIPLVMIMSHRGVEGEPVCAQVPMGELTPKLLDTLGIPYFIPDSMANAAEDVKMAWESALEGKMPSAVLLPISFWRG is encoded by the coding sequence ATGACTCCGTCCAAAGCAGTGTACAACGGTATTAAGGATGCAGGTATTGATCTTATAGTCAGCGTGCCCTGCATTAACCTCAGGGAGCTCATTTCCCTGGTTGACAGGGACCCTGAGATCATCCACGTGCCTGTTACACGCGAGGAGGAGGGTGTCGGGATATGCGCCGGCGCCTATATGGGTGGCAGAAGGCCTGCGATACTCATGCAGAACTCGGGCCTTGGCAATTCCATCAATGCTCTCGCTTCCCTGAACCTTCTGTACGGCATCCCGCTCGTGATGATAATGAGCCATCGCGGTGTGGAAGGCGAACCTGTCTGCGCCCAGGTTCCCATGGGTGAGCTGACTCCGAAACTGCTGGATACGCTTGGTATCCCTTATTTTATCCCGGACTCCATGGCAAATGCAGCAGAGGATGTTAAAATGGCATGGGAAAGTGCCCTTGAGGGAAAGATGCCATCGGCAGTGCTCCTGCCGATCTCTTTCTGGAGAGGATGA
- the comE gene encoding sulfopyruvate decarboxylase subunit beta, with the protein MKRMDAIREISGKAVQSDALIVCNIGIPCKELCSIRDTDNNFYMLGSMGLASSIGLGLALSRPHRKVIVIDGDGSVLMNLGSLATIATQAPENYLLVIIDNGSYGSTGDQPTATAKGADLAQLARGAGNSLVCEVRDPRHLEQALQDMDHGILVVKAEPGNADVATISMRPEDILRRFMSGSCRPSD; encoded by the coding sequence ATGAAACGTATGGATGCCATCAGGGAGATCTCCGGGAAGGCGGTGCAGAGCGATGCGCTTATTGTATGCAACATAGGGATACCCTGCAAGGAATTATGCAGCATACGTGACACCGACAACAATTTCTACATGCTTGGCTCCATGGGACTTGCTTCTTCCATCGGTCTTGGGCTTGCGCTCTCCCGGCCTCATAGGAAGGTCATAGTCATTGATGGAGACGGCTCGGTGCTTATGAACCTGGGCAGCCTGGCAACCATAGCCACACAGGCCCCGGAAAATTACCTGCTTGTGATAATCGATAACGGCTCTTACGGCTCAACAGGCGACCAGCCTACAGCAACTGCAAAAGGAGCGGACCTTGCACAGCTTGCAAGGGGAGCCGGTAACAGCCTTGTGTGCGAGGTTCGTGACCCCCGGCACCTGGAACAGGCTCTGCAGGATATGGATCATGGGATTCTTGTTGTGAAGGCAGAGCCCGGGAATGCTGATGTGGCCACTATCTCCATGCGCCCGGAGGATATCCTTCGCAGGTTCATGTCCGGATCGTGTCGACCATCTGACTGA
- a CDS encoding methanogenesis marker 16 metalloprotein yields MERSIEDIRKKIGSNSAVVMTSQEICELVEKGENISIRDVDVVTTATRAVMSGTYAVLSFPVEAPFHFKRASQVFLNGVPAHVGPCPNESLGMLDLIVFGTAHSHLSPGYGAGHLFREMAEKKTIDVSVITEGNNAFQTQVTLDAIPHAKLFATRHTFKNYAAFVNCSDRPIGTIFHATEFEPDMRAATFSGCGQINPLKNDPMLETIGVGTRILMNGAQGFVIGEGTRSSPARPNLTGFADMHDMDPALMGGFSTSAGPECIVSWAIPIPVVSQSVIDAITMTDKDVPMPVMDVDRRVTIGGTTYADGWRNTDISVEFSPSLCIRCDECAAEKCCPMDAIHYKDNRPVMNMRQCFNCGLCTTTCPGSVFSAELGSIRFEAGGKMHEVPIVLRQSDRKRALELEEKLRQMILDGSFRISQMVDTIRT; encoded by the coding sequence ATGGAGCGCTCAATTGAAGATATCAGAAAGAAGATAGGTAGTAACAGTGCAGTCGTCATGACCTCGCAGGAGATCTGCGAGCTTGTAGAGAAAGGTGAGAATATCTCCATCCGGGACGTGGATGTGGTTACAACTGCCACAAGGGCAGTGATGAGCGGAACGTATGCCGTGCTGTCCTTCCCTGTGGAAGCCCCTTTCCATTTCAAGAGAGCCTCACAGGTGTTCCTCAACGGGGTGCCTGCACATGTGGGACCCTGTCCCAACGAAAGTCTCGGCATGCTGGACCTGATAGTCTTCGGGACCGCACACTCGCATCTGAGTCCCGGATACGGTGCAGGGCATCTTTTCCGGGAGATGGCAGAGAAGAAAACGATAGATGTCTCGGTCATCACCGAAGGGAACAATGCTTTCCAGACCCAGGTTACCCTAGACGCGATACCGCACGCAAAGCTCTTTGCAACCCGTCACACATTCAAGAACTATGCCGCTTTTGTGAACTGCTCGGACAGGCCCATCGGCACCATATTCCACGCTACTGAGTTCGAACCTGATATGAGGGCAGCCACCTTTTCGGGATGCGGACAGATCAATCCCCTCAAGAACGACCCGATGCTTGAGACAATAGGCGTGGGAACCCGGATACTTATGAACGGGGCACAGGGCTTTGTGATAGGAGAGGGAACACGCAGCAGCCCGGCGAGACCCAATCTTACAGGGTTTGCAGACATGCACGACATGGACCCGGCGCTCATGGGAGGATTCTCCACATCCGCCGGCCCCGAGTGCATAGTCTCCTGGGCGATACCCATACCTGTTGTCAGCCAGTCGGTCATCGATGCCATCACCATGACAGATAAGGATGTGCCAATGCCGGTAATGGATGTGGACAGACGCGTGACCATCGGGGGCACCACTTACGCAGATGGCTGGAGGAACACTGACATATCTGTCGAGTTCAGTCCCTCGCTCTGTATCCGGTGCGATGAGTGCGCTGCTGAGAAATGCTGCCCCATGGATGCCATACATTACAAGGATAACAGGCCCGTAATGAACATGCGCCAGTGCTTCAACTGCGGACTGTGCACCACCACTTGCCCCGGCAGCGTGTTCAGCGCAGAGCTTGGGAGCATCCGATTCGAAGCCGGAGGGAAGATGCATGAGGTTCCCATAGTGCTGAGGCAGTCGGACCGCAAGAGAGCACTGGAACTCGAGGAAAAGCTCAGGCAGATGATACTTGACGGCTCTTTCAGGATCAGTCAGATGGTCGACACGATCCGGACATGA
- a CDS encoding tyrosine--tRNA ligase, which yields MDRLELIKRNVQEIVTEEELTQLLETKEHPTAYVGYEPSGKIHMGHVLTVNKLLDLQKAGFKITVLLADVHAYLNQKGTLEQVREIADYNKRCFIALGLDPKETNFVYGSDYQLSSEYMLNVLKLTRLTSLNRARRSMDEVGRQMDDPKVSQMVYPIMQAIDIAMLGVDVAVGGIDQRKIHMLAREGLPSIGFPAPLCIHTPIILGFDGNKMSSSNDNFISVDDTEEQINAKMKKAFCPAGEVENNPVLELFRYHICPRYEEVVFKRPEKFGGDLHCRSYGELEQVYASGQLHPMDLKSGAALYMNMILETVRSVI from the coding sequence ATGGACAGACTTGAACTTATAAAAAGGAACGTACAGGAAATAGTAACGGAAGAGGAGCTCACACAGCTCCTGGAGACAAAAGAGCATCCTACTGCTTATGTCGGGTACGAACCTAGCGGCAAGATCCATATGGGGCACGTGCTTACAGTTAACAAGCTCCTGGACCTGCAGAAAGCAGGCTTCAAGATTACAGTGCTGCTGGCAGATGTCCACGCATATCTCAACCAGAAGGGAACGCTTGAGCAGGTCCGCGAGATCGCTGACTATAACAAGCGCTGCTTCATTGCCCTGGGACTGGACCCGAAAGAGACGAATTTCGTATACGGATCGGACTACCAGCTCTCATCCGAGTACATGCTCAATGTTCTCAAGCTCACCCGCCTTACGTCACTCAACAGGGCCAGAAGGAGCATGGACGAGGTGGGGCGCCAGATGGACGACCCGAAAGTATCGCAGATGGTCTACCCCATAATGCAGGCTATCGATATAGCAATGCTCGGAGTTGACGTGGCGGTTGGAGGTATTGACCAGCGCAAGATCCATATGCTTGCAAGGGAAGGCCTCCCCTCGATCGGATTCCCTGCCCCGCTGTGCATCCATACACCCATAATCCTTGGATTTGATGGTAACAAGATGTCCTCGTCCAATGATAATTTCATATCCGTTGACGACACCGAGGAGCAGATCAATGCCAAGATGAAAAAGGCCTTCTGTCCTGCCGGAGAGGTGGAGAATAACCCCGTGCTGGAACTGTTCAGGTACCACATCTGTCCGCGCTATGAAGAAGTTGTCTTCAAGCGTCCTGAAAAGTTCGGAGGGGACCTTCACTGCAGAAGCTACGGCGAACTTGAGCAGGTGTACGCAAGCGGCCAGCTCCATCCCATGGACCTCAAAAGCGGCGCTGCACTCTACATGAATATGATATTGGAAACCGTAAGATCAGTAATATGA
- a CDS encoding tRNA(His) guanylyltransferase Thg1 family protein, with protein MKRREIYSDLYCIPPVIVRIDGRNFKHVLSRMGFERPYDLKFASAMADAIELFFRHSGLSPVFAYTFSDEISFCFDNVAFDGRVEKLDSVIPSYISSALTMLLEPEEPLSFDSRIIPVHGQHIEEYLVWRQAEAWRNCINSHAYYALLSEGMEEREAASSLRKKGSEQMHELLFRRGTNIAAVPAWQRRGIMVLRESYQIEGFNPCLEERTLATRSRVRQEWELPLFRSPEGEAFIADALGA; from the coding sequence ATGAAAAGGCGAGAGATCTATTCAGATCTTTACTGTATACCGCCTGTGATTGTGCGTATTGACGGCCGCAATTTCAAGCATGTGCTGTCGCGCATGGGATTTGAGAGACCATATGACCTTAAGTTCGCATCTGCCATGGCGGATGCGATCGAACTGTTTTTCAGGCATAGTGGCCTGAGCCCCGTATTTGCTTATACCTTTTCGGATGAGATCAGCTTCTGCTTCGATAATGTCGCCTTCGATGGCAGGGTCGAGAAGCTTGATTCCGTGATACCGTCCTATATCAGCAGCGCACTTACCATGCTGCTGGAGCCAGAAGAGCCTCTTTCATTTGATTCCAGGATCATACCGGTACATGGACAGCATATCGAGGAATACCTTGTATGGAGGCAGGCTGAAGCATGGCGTAACTGCATCAACTCCCATGCCTACTATGCACTGCTTAGCGAGGGCATGGAAGAAAGGGAGGCTGCATCATCCCTCAGGAAGAAAGGATCGGAGCAGATGCACGAACTGCTCTTCCGGCGGGGAACCAATATTGCAGCCGTGCCTGCGTGGCAGAGGCGCGGGATCATGGTGCTCAGGGAGAGTTACCAGATAGAGGGCTTTAACCCCTGTCTGGAGGAAAGGACACTTGCCACACGCAGCAGGGTCAGGCAGGAATGGGAATTGCCCCTGTTCAGATCCCCGGAAGGGGAGGCTTTCATCGCTGATGCGCTTGGGGCCTGA
- a CDS encoding PRC-barrel domain-containing protein, whose protein sequence is MRADITSLFGLNIYTDTGTYVGKVADLVLDVDERTVKGIAITSINRDLFDVTSKGVIIPYRWVVTTGDIVLIRNIVNRFRKPAKQEPEE, encoded by the coding sequence ATGCGTGCAGACATAACTTCACTCTTCGGACTGAACATTTACACCGATACAGGCACATATGTAGGCAAGGTTGCCGATCTTGTGCTGGATGTTGATGAGAGGACAGTAAAAGGGATAGCCATTACGTCCATTAACCGTGACCTGTTCGATGTCACTTCAAAAGGTGTCATAATACCCTACAGGTGGGTGGTCACAACAGGCGATATCGTCCTTATAAGGAACATCGTGAACAGGTTCAGAAAACCGGCCAAGCAAGAACCTGAAGAATGA
- the mdh gene encoding malate dehydrogenase, whose protein sequence is MKVSIIGAGNVGATTAQRLAELDIADVVMLDVVEGLPQGKALDIAQAAPVMGYDVDVTGTNDYRDIADSDIVIVTAGIARKPGMDRDDLLAINIKIIREVCANIREHAPGSIVMAVTNPLDVTTYAAVKYMQQERGRVFGMSGLLDSSRFATFIAKEIGCSVKDVDAMVLGGHGDSMVPLPEYTTISGIPLPQLLDRKTIDRLVQRTVNAGAEIVGHLKTGSAFYAPSAAVAMMTEAILKDTKRIVPASVYLDGEYGLRDVCLGVPVRIGKGGAEKVIELELTAEQEQALKRSADEVRQGISKI, encoded by the coding sequence ATGAAAGTCTCAATAATAGGAGCGGGAAACGTGGGAGCTACCACTGCGCAGCGTCTTGCTGAGCTTGATATTGCGGATGTTGTGATGCTGGATGTCGTGGAGGGTCTGCCTCAGGGAAAAGCACTGGACATCGCCCAGGCAGCGCCGGTCATGGGATACGATGTGGATGTTACAGGCACTAACGATTACAGGGACATCGCCGATTCCGATATTGTTATTGTTACTGCGGGCATTGCCCGGAAGCCCGGCATGGACAGGGACGACCTGCTTGCTATCAACATCAAGATCATCAGGGAAGTATGTGCCAATATACGGGAACATGCGCCCGGATCCATAGTCATGGCAGTTACAAACCCGCTTGATGTTACAACCTATGCTGCTGTCAAATACATGCAGCAGGAAAGAGGCAGGGTCTTTGGTATGAGCGGGCTGCTGGATTCCAGCAGGTTTGCGACATTCATTGCAAAGGAGATCGGATGCAGCGTTAAGGATGTCGATGCAATGGTCCTCGGAGGCCACGGGGATTCCATGGTGCCCCTGCCCGAATACACGACCATCTCAGGAATACCGCTGCCCCAGCTGCTTGACCGGAAAACTATCGACCGGCTTGTGCAGAGAACGGTGAATGCCGGAGCGGAGATCGTAGGTCACCTCAAGACCGGAAGCGCATTCTATGCACCCTCCGCGGCGGTTGCGATGATGACCGAAGCTATCCTGAAGGATACAAAAAGAATAGTACCGGCATCTGTCTATCTGGATGGCGAGTATGGACTAAGGGATGTTTGCCTGGGTGTCCCTGTCAGGATAGGAAAGGGCGGAGCTGAAAAGGTCATAGAGCTTGAACTTACCGCGGAGCAGGAGCAGGCACTGAAGAGATCTGCCGACGAGGTGCGTCAGGGTATCTCAAAGATATAA
- a CDS encoding ribonuclease H-like domain-containing protein: MLTSTYIHIPRVGATVEKKIWASGIRTWDDFMSNKGDLPISRSKLELIVPGIEESRERLQSQDYGFFARSLPGAEHWRAFPEFRDRAAYVDIETTGLSPGHSHITVVGIYDGKEARTFVRGIDLDDIVEELEKYDYLVTFNGARFDLPFIKREFPQVDLDKLHADLMYPLRRICLSGGLKKIEVELGITRSEDVAGITGFDAVRLWHQYERGDQEALELLLEYNRADIVNLETIMNTTLPRFIDNKFADCR, translated from the coding sequence ATGCTTACCAGTACATACATCCATATTCCCCGGGTCGGCGCCACGGTGGAGAAAAAGATATGGGCCAGTGGGATCAGGACCTGGGACGATTTCATGAGTAACAAGGGTGATCTTCCCATCTCCCGTTCCAAGCTAGAGCTTATTGTCCCGGGCATAGAGGAATCCCGGGAGCGGCTGCAGTCCCAGGACTACGGGTTCTTTGCCAGGTCACTTCCCGGTGCAGAGCACTGGCGTGCTTTTCCGGAGTTCCGGGACAGGGCCGCTTATGTTGACATAGAGACCACAGGCCTTTCCCCCGGCCATTCTCACATAACGGTGGTGGGCATATACGATGGTAAGGAAGCCAGGACATTCGTCAGGGGCATTGACCTGGACGACATAGTGGAAGAGTTAGAGAAATACGATTATCTTGTCACTTTCAACGGCGCAAGGTTCGACCTTCCTTTTATCAAGCGTGAGTTCCCGCAGGTTGACCTGGACAAGCTCCATGCAGACCTTATGTATCCCCTGAGGCGTATCTGTCTTTCAGGTGGACTCAAGAAGATAGAAGTGGAACTGGGTATCACCAGGAGTGAGGATGTTGCCGGCATCACCGGCTTTGATGCGGTGCGCCTGTGGCATCAGTACGAAAGGGGCGACCAGGAAGCCCTTGAACTGCTCCTTGAGTATAACCGTGCTGATATAGTTAACCTGGAGACTATAATGAACACGACCCTTCCAAGATTCATAGACAATAAGTTCGCAGACTGCAGATGA
- the uvrC gene encoding excinuclease ABC subunit UvrC codes for MVPDLSKIPDSPGVYLMKGASGDVIYVGKAISLSRRVRSYFQASAGHTPKTKVLVRQIEDIEVILTDTEIDALVLEANLIKKYRPRYNVRLKDDKRYPYVKVTVNESFPRIFLTRRRLMDNALYFGPYTNSRAIRSIVELITGLFQLRKCRKPIVAGKTRPCLNYHIKLCTAPCRGAPEESEYRERVMEAVRFLKGDTSGLLKQLEGKMHSLAEQQDYESAAQVRDQIEGIRCLTQQQIATSGTDDRDIIAAVSDETVVFLQIFYVRHGSMVGKADFSLVGAEGSKEIPEALATFVKQYYQDSPIPPEILVQYEVPEKELIMTWLSGRSGRDVKLHVPQKGDKRKMLDMAVRNAEMAMRVAELHKGPAEAAQLALTQLQEVLSLEKVPQRIEGFDISNISGTNAVGSMVVFENGLPANSKYRQHNIRTVKGIDDFAMMAEVVTRRYSRLMRENLPMPDLILIDGGPGQVGAAKSSLDSLGLDIPLIGLAKRFEHIITPKKGPGEVIILPKASPALKLLMHIRDEAHRFAVTSHRRRRSATLTHSELDAIPGIGPGKKRLLLEHFGSVDNIRSASAESLAEVKGINRKTAERILQHLGANAESTQN; via the coding sequence ATGGTTCCTGACTTAAGCAAGATACCTGATTCTCCGGGCGTGTACCTGATGAAAGGCGCATCAGGTGACGTCATATATGTGGGCAAGGCAATATCGCTCTCCCGCAGGGTGCGTTCTTATTTTCAGGCTTCGGCGGGCCATACTCCAAAGACGAAGGTGCTTGTAAGGCAGATAGAGGACATCGAGGTGATCCTCACGGATACCGAGATCGATGCCCTCGTACTCGAGGCCAATCTCATCAAGAAGTACAGGCCCCGCTATAACGTCCGGCTGAAGGATGACAAACGCTATCCCTATGTCAAGGTCACTGTCAATGAGAGCTTCCCGCGCATCTTTCTCACCCGCAGGAGGCTGATGGATAATGCCCTCTATTTTGGCCCTTACACTAACTCCCGGGCCATACGCAGCATTGTGGAACTCATAACAGGCCTTTTCCAGCTCCGCAAATGCCGGAAGCCCATCGTTGCAGGAAAGACGAGACCCTGCCTCAATTATCATATAAAGCTCTGCACTGCCCCCTGCAGGGGTGCACCGGAGGAGAGTGAGTACAGGGAAAGGGTCATGGAGGCAGTGCGCTTCCTGAAAGGTGATACTTCCGGCCTCCTGAAACAGCTCGAGGGAAAGATGCATTCCCTTGCAGAGCAGCAGGACTACGAGTCTGCGGCGCAGGTGCGCGACCAGATCGAGGGGATAAGGTGCCTCACCCAGCAGCAGATAGCGACCTCGGGCACCGATGACAGGGACATCATTGCAGCGGTATCAGACGAGACCGTGGTCTTTCTGCAGATATTCTACGTAAGGCACGGAAGCATGGTGGGCAAGGCGGATTTCTCCCTTGTGGGAGCCGAGGGCTCGAAGGAGATCCCTGAGGCTCTTGCGACATTCGTCAAGCAGTACTATCAGGATTCACCCATACCTCCTGAGATACTTGTTCAATACGAAGTGCCTGAGAAGGAGCTTATCATGACCTGGCTCAGCGGCAGGTCCGGAAGGGATGTAAAACTGCACGTACCCCAGAAAGGCGACAAGAGGAAGATGCTTGACATGGCTGTCCGTAACGCAGAGATGGCCATGCGGGTGGCTGAGCTGCACAAGGGTCCGGCCGAAGCAGCGCAGCTTGCGCTTACACAGCTGCAGGAGGTCCTGTCCCTTGAAAAGGTGCCGCAGCGCATAGAAGGCTTTGATATATCCAACATATCGGGAACCAATGCTGTCGGGTCCATGGTTGTCTTCGAGAACGGGCTACCTGCCAACAGCAAGTACAGGCAGCATAACATCAGGACCGTGAAGGGCATAGATGATTTTGCCATGATGGCCGAAGTGGTCACCCGCAGGTATTCGCGTCTCATGAGGGAGAATCTGCCCATGCCGGATCTGATACTCATAGACGGGGGCCCGGGCCAGGTAGGGGCGGCAAAATCCTCGCTGGACTCCCTGGGGCTTGACATCCCGCTCATTGGTCTTGCAAAGCGTTTCGAGCATATAATAACACCGAAAAAAGGCCCCGGAGAGGTGATCATACTTCCGAAGGCCTCTCCTGCGCTAAAGCTCCTTATGCACATCAGGGATGAGGCTCATCGTTTTGCCGTGACGTCCCATCGCCGCCGGAGGTCTGCAACCCTCACGCACTCCGAACTTGACGCGATACCGGGTATCGGTCCCGGCAAGAAAAGGCTGCTTCTGGAACATTTCGGTTCGGTGGATAATATAAGGTCGGCATCAGCTGAATCCCTGGCTGAGGTCAAAGGGATAAACAGGAAAACCGCTGAGCGTATCCTTCAGCATCTCGGGGCGAATGCTGAAAGTACCCAAAATTAA
- a CDS encoding glucose-6-phosphate isomerase family protein: MGNELDFYGNIRSPDVRMLYDMDEVLFDREWLRSAENMELYYMYRNLYRSSSEHEIISKHNLSYDITVIPPRMLGREYVKTAGHYHPHVPGTELSYTEVYQVLEGKATYLLQKQEDDRITDVMVYNAEEGDCVLIPPGYGHITINATGEALKMANWVCRDFSSIYGTIRELSGGAYYLLVDGFVKNNHYQDVPPIRFMDVVDYPELGLVSGTDMYELVNDISRLGFLERPQDYAEVFERAVKGK; this comes from the coding sequence ATGGGAAACGAACTTGATTTTTACGGCAACATCAGGTCTCCTGATGTAAGGATGCTTTATGATATGGATGAGGTTCTCTTTGACAGGGAGTGGCTCCGGTCTGCAGAGAACATGGAGCTGTACTACATGTACAGGAACCTGTACCGGAGCAGCTCCGAGCATGAGATCATCAGCAAGCATAACCTTAGTTATGACATCACGGTGATACCTCCCAGAATGCTGGGCAGGGAGTATGTCAAGACCGCAGGACATTACCATCCGCATGTTCCCGGGACAGAGCTCTCCTACACCGAGGTCTACCAGGTGCTTGAAGGCAAGGCCACCTACCTGCTGCAGAAACAAGAGGATGACAGGATAACGGATGTGATGGTGTACAATGCTGAGGAAGGGGATTGCGTGCTCATACCTCCCGGCTACGGGCACATCACGATCAATGCCACCGGAGAGGCCCTGAAGATGGCAAACTGGGTGTGCCGTGACTTCTCATCCATCTATGGTACCATCAGGGAACTTTCGGGCGGAGCCTACTATCTGCTCGTGGACGGCTTCGTTAAGAATAACCATTATCAGGATGTTCCTCCCATCAGGTTCATGGATGTTGTCGACTATCCTGAACTGGGGCTGGTCTCAGGAACGGATATGTACGAGCTTGTCAATGATATCTCCCGACTGGGATTCCTGGAAAGGCCGCAGGACTATGCGGAAGTCTTTGAGAGGGCTGTAAAAGGGAAGTAA